One window from the genome of Thalassospira xiamenensis M-5 = DSM 17429 encodes:
- the ahcY gene encoding adenosylhomocysteinase, whose product MSNFTDCKVADISLAAWGRKEIAIAETEMPGLMALREEYGAAKPLAGARIVGCLHMTIQTAVLIETLTALGAEVRWSSCNIFSTQDQAAAAIAATGVPVFAWKGETEEEFWWCIEQTITGPNGWKPNLILDDGGDVTQLIHDKYPELLEDIKGLSEETTTGVHRLYEMAKKGTLKVPAINVNDSVTKSKFDNLYGCRESLVDGIKRATDVMVAGKIGVVAGFGDVGKGSAASLRSQGARVLVTEIDPICALQAAMEGYEVTTMEDAAPVGDIFVTTTGNIDIITLDHMRAMKDRAIVCNIGHFDSEIQIGSLRNYKWDNVKPQVDEVEFPDGKRLIVLAEGRLVNLGCATGHPSFVMSASFTNQVLAQIELWKNHANYENKVYVLPKHLDEKVAALHLDRLGVKLTKLSNEQAEYIGVPQAGPFKPDHYRY is encoded by the coding sequence ATGTCGAACTTTACCGATTGCAAGGTCGCAGACATCTCGCTGGCCGCATGGGGCCGCAAGGAAATCGCGATTGCCGAAACCGAGATGCCGGGCCTGATGGCGCTGCGTGAAGAATATGGCGCGGCCAAGCCGCTTGCCGGCGCGCGCATCGTCGGTTGCCTGCACATGACCATTCAGACTGCGGTTCTGATCGAAACCCTGACCGCACTTGGTGCAGAAGTTCGCTGGTCGTCGTGCAACATCTTCTCGACCCAGGATCAGGCTGCTGCGGCAATTGCGGCAACCGGCGTTCCTGTCTTTGCCTGGAAGGGCGAGACCGAGGAAGAATTCTGGTGGTGCATCGAGCAGACCATCACCGGCCCGAACGGCTGGAAACCGAACCTGATCCTGGATGACGGCGGCGATGTTACCCAGCTGATCCACGACAAATATCCGGAACTTCTTGAAGACATCAAAGGTCTTTCCGAAGAAACCACCACCGGTGTGCATCGCCTGTATGAAATGGCGAAAAAGGGCACGCTCAAGGTTCCGGCGATCAACGTCAATGACTCGGTCACCAAGTCGAAATTCGACAACCTGTATGGCTGCCGCGAAAGCTTGGTTGATGGCATCAAACGTGCAACCGACGTCATGGTTGCCGGTAAAATCGGTGTGGTTGCCGGTTTTGGTGATGTTGGCAAAGGTTCGGCTGCGTCGCTGCGCAGCCAGGGTGCCCGCGTTCTTGTGACCGAAATCGATCCGATCTGCGCGCTGCAGGCCGCGATGGAAGGTTACGAAGTCACCACCATGGAAGACGCTGCACCGGTTGGTGATATCTTTGTCACCACGACGGGCAATATCGACATCATCACGCTCGACCATATGCGTGCGATGAAAGACCGTGCAATCGTTTGCAACATCGGTCACTTCGATTCCGAAATCCAGATCGGTTCGCTGCGTAACTACAAGTGGGACAACGTCAAGCCGCAAGTCGACGAAGTCGAATTCCCGGATGGCAAGCGTCTGATCGTTCTGGCCGAAGGCCGTCTGGTCAACCTTGGTTGCGCAACCGGTCACCCGAGCTTCGTGATGTCGGCATCCTTCACCAACCAGGTGCTGGCCCAGATCGAACTTTGGAAAAACCACGCCAACTACGAAAACAAGGTTTATGTCCTGCCGAAACACCTCGACGAGAAAGTTGCAGCCCTGCATCTCGACCGTCTTGGCGTGAAACTGACCAAGCTTTCGAACGAACAGGCCGAATATATCGGCGTGCCGCAGGCTGGCCCGTTCAAGCCGGATCATTACCGCTACTAA
- a CDS encoding 5-carboxymethyl-2-hydroxymuconate Delta-isomerase, with amino-acid sequence MPQLEIEYSANLPITEQLRGLAISLHREIAKAADADLESFKTRLSPLENVVIADGGPKHGMVHLDVRLLSGRSDDVKHAVGAIALETVRAHLENLVGNFDVQFTVEVHDLDRANYHKHVTNA; translated from the coding sequence ATGCCCCAGCTTGAAATCGAATATTCCGCCAATTTGCCAATCACCGAACAGCTTCGCGGGTTGGCGATCAGCCTGCATCGTGAAATTGCCAAGGCAGCCGATGCCGATCTGGAAAGTTTCAAAACACGTTTATCGCCACTTGAAAATGTCGTGATTGCCGATGGCGGGCCAAAGCATGGCATGGTGCATCTTGATGTGCGACTGTTGTCGGGGCGCTCTGACGATGTCAAACATGCCGTTGGTGCCATCGCACTTGAAACCGTGCGGGCGCATCTGGAAAATCTGGTCGGGAATTTCGATGTACAGTTTACGGTCGAAGTACATGATCTGGACCGGGCCAATTACCACAAGCATGTGACAAATGCCTGA
- a CDS encoding DUF294 nucleotidyltransferase-like domain-containing protein — protein sequence MPDTIASNQAYTAKRLDEMRSALANQLHGSAFCVVVTGSFGRHEASEQSDLDYFIIGREVDRDLAPHRDVSEILGAMVTKKAAVNGPFSSYVPAEELVNRIGLDGDTNSITTRRLLFLLECEWLYNEVGKRAFFDELIANYVTETVTRESIARFLVNDVIRYYRTISVDFEIKTREGDASKAWAPRRLKLVFSRKMLYFGGIIAAAETAGRDYIGKRAKLSELLQLPPITRVQTVFGDKSLPALELYDRFLRELSDPDVRKRLEEVGPNDRSDTELRSLLDAGKQFSRELIKLMNDRYGPDHPIHEALLM from the coding sequence TTGCCAGATACCATCGCCAGCAATCAGGCCTATACCGCAAAGCGGCTCGACGAGATGCGAAGCGCACTCGCCAATCAGCTGCATGGCAGCGCTTTCTGCGTTGTCGTTACCGGGTCGTTCGGTCGGCACGAGGCATCAGAACAATCGGATCTGGATTACTTCATCATCGGCCGTGAAGTTGACCGTGATCTGGCCCCCCACCGTGACGTTTCCGAAATTCTTGGTGCCATGGTGACCAAAAAGGCGGCCGTTAACGGCCCGTTTTCATCCTATGTCCCGGCCGAGGAACTGGTCAACCGCATCGGCCTTGATGGCGACACCAATTCGATCACCACACGCCGCCTGCTGTTTCTGCTGGAATGTGAATGGCTTTATAACGAAGTCGGCAAACGTGCCTTCTTTGACGAACTGATTGCCAACTATGTCACCGAAACGGTTACACGGGAATCCATCGCACGCTTTCTGGTCAATGACGTCATCCGCTATTACCGCACCATCAGCGTCGATTTCGAAATCAAAACCCGCGAAGGCGACGCCAGCAAGGCATGGGCACCCAGACGCCTTAAACTCGTCTTTTCGCGCAAGATGCTTTATTTCGGCGGCATTATCGCAGCCGCAGAAACCGCAGGTCGTGATTATATCGGCAAACGGGCGAAACTATCGGAACTTTTGCAGTTACCGCCTATCACACGTGTTCAAACGGTTTTTGGTGACAAAAGCCTTCCCGCACTCGAACTCTATGACCGGTTTCTGCGCGAACTCAGCGATCCGGATGTCCGCAAACGGCTTGAAGAAGTTGGCCCGAATGATCGCAGTGACACCGAACTCCGTTCCCTGCTGGATGCAGGCAAGCAGTTTTCGCGCGAGCTGATCAAACTGATGAATGATCGTTACGGCCCCGATCACCCGATCCATGAAGCACTTTTGATGTAA
- a CDS encoding DHCW motif cupin fold protein: MEISNLPFGTTDWSSITPTEHSGDTGMAYWRTQQFGPIRVRMVTYTPGYLADHWCKKGHILLCLEGELVTELEDGRVFTLKPGMSYQVADNAEAHRSSTEPGATLFVVD, from the coding sequence ATGGAAATTTCCAATCTCCCGTTCGGCACGACCGACTGGTCGTCAATCACGCCAACCGAGCATTCCGGCGATACCGGCATGGCATATTGGCGCACACAGCAATTTGGTCCGATCCGGGTGCGGATGGTGACATATACGCCGGGCTATCTTGCCGATCATTGGTGCAAGAAGGGCCATATCCTGCTGTGTCTTGAAGGTGAATTGGTCACCGAACTGGAAGACGGGCGGGTTTTCACCCTTAAACCGGGCATGAGTTATCAGGTGGCTGATAACGCCGAAGCCCATCGTTCTTCAACAGAGCCGGGTGCCACATTGTTTGTCGTTGACTGA